The following proteins are co-located in the Sporolactobacillus pectinivorans genome:
- a CDS encoding N-acetyltransferase yields MHRVRKAESKEMDTIYMMGYDVWSNHSAPNEYLEICRHSVKYKQGEWYVLTELGTNRLLSSLIVYKLDLHDQTVIRGIGSIATVGYCRKAGNATELVKTVISILTKQDACDDFFLYSDIGAQFYNKLGFNALPRSRQKYKESICMYYSQTKDTPSSDCKIPDYF; encoded by the coding sequence ATGCATCGTGTCAGAAAAGCAGAAAGTAAGGAGATGGATACGATTTATATGATGGGATATGACGTCTGGTCCAATCATTCGGCACCCAATGAATATCTGGAAATTTGCAGACATTCAGTCAAGTATAAGCAAGGAGAATGGTACGTTCTGACGGAGCTAGGGACAAATAGATTGCTCAGTTCACTCATTGTATATAAACTCGATCTTCACGATCAAACAGTAATCAGAGGAATTGGTTCAATAGCCACGGTAGGTTATTGTCGAAAAGCGGGAAATGCAACTGAACTTGTTAAAACTGTAATTAGTATTTTGACAAAGCAGGATGCTTGCGATGATTTTTTCTTATATAGCGATATTGGAGCACAATTTTACAACAAGTTAGGCTTTAATGCACTCCCCCGCTCCCGGCAAAAATATAAAGAAAGTATCTGCATGTACTATTCACAAACAAAAGATACCCCTTCTTCTGACTGTAAGATCCCTGATTATTTTTAA
- a CDS encoding peptide chain release factor 3 gives MNKLQQEIERRRTFAIISHPDAGKTTLTEKLLVLGGAIRTAGAVKSRKAEKFATSDWMELEKKRGISVTSSVMQFEYNGYKINILDTPGHQDFSEDTYRTLMAVDSVVMIIDAAKGVEPQTIKLFKVCRDRGIPIFTFINKLDRQGRDPLELFEEIENVLGIESYPINYPIGMGQSFRGVYDRQEHKIEWYNEKRERQVQELGEVDELPDILKGTVDDYTLSQLEENLMLLDEAGSTYDFEAVKAGKQTPVFFGSAISSFGVPTFLEHYLKMAPDPQPRKSSADIIQPDDPRFSGFIFKIQANMNPAHRDRIAFLRIVSGAFEKGMNVYLDRTGKQLKLAQPQQFFADSRELIDDAYPGDIVGLYDTGFYQIGDTVCDEKDTFNFGALPQFSPEHFAKVRAKNAMKQKHFLKGVSQLAQEGAIQVYKTPYEETILGVVGPLQFDVFVYRMQAEYGVDLDIERMPHQIAKWIADRDDAEELRRNSNNLVVTDYKDRPVIIFENDFSLRWFQQKNPKIELRDSSHNM, from the coding sequence ATGAATAAGTTACAACAGGAAATAGAAAGACGGCGTACATTCGCAATTATCTCTCATCCGGATGCCGGGAAGACGACGCTGACGGAAAAACTGCTTGTTTTGGGTGGGGCCATCCGCACAGCAGGCGCTGTTAAATCGAGAAAAGCGGAGAAATTTGCCACATCGGACTGGATGGAGCTTGAAAAAAAGAGAGGTATTTCAGTCACTTCCAGTGTGATGCAATTTGAATATAATGGTTACAAAATTAATATTTTGGACACTCCCGGACACCAGGATTTCAGTGAAGACACATACCGGACACTGATGGCTGTGGATAGCGTGGTCATGATCATTGATGCGGCAAAAGGCGTGGAACCGCAGACCATCAAGTTGTTTAAAGTCTGCCGTGATCGCGGCATTCCAATTTTTACTTTTATCAACAAACTGGATCGCCAGGGCCGGGATCCACTGGAACTATTCGAAGAGATCGAGAATGTGCTTGGTATTGAGTCTTATCCGATCAACTATCCGATTGGCATGGGTCAGTCGTTCCGCGGGGTTTACGACAGGCAGGAGCATAAAATCGAATGGTACAATGAGAAGCGTGAGCGCCAGGTTCAGGAATTGGGGGAGGTCGACGAACTTCCCGATATTCTTAAGGGAACTGTTGACGATTACACACTCAGCCAGCTTGAAGAAAATCTGATGTTGCTCGATGAAGCGGGCAGCACCTACGACTTTGAAGCCGTTAAGGCAGGAAAACAGACACCGGTTTTCTTTGGAAGCGCGATTTCAAGTTTCGGCGTGCCGACTTTTCTGGAGCATTATCTCAAGATGGCTCCGGATCCGCAGCCGAGAAAATCGAGCGCAGACATTATCCAGCCGGATGATCCGCGTTTCTCGGGATTTATTTTTAAAATCCAGGCCAATATGAATCCGGCGCACCGTGATCGCATTGCTTTTCTCCGGATTGTCTCCGGAGCATTTGAAAAGGGAATGAACGTTTATCTCGACCGTACGGGCAAGCAACTAAAACTTGCTCAGCCGCAGCAGTTTTTTGCCGACAGCCGCGAGTTGATCGACGACGCCTATCCGGGCGACATTGTCGGGCTTTACGATACCGGATTCTATCAAATCGGCGACACGGTCTGTGATGAAAAGGATACATTCAATTTCGGCGCGCTCCCACAGTTCTCACCTGAACATTTTGCCAAGGTGCGCGCAAAAAATGCGATGAAACAGAAACATTTTCTGAAGGGTGTCAGCCAGCTCGCCCAGGAAGGTGCCATTCAGGTTTACAAAACGCCTTATGAGGAAACGATACTTGGTGTAGTTGGTCCACTGCAGTTTGATGTATTTGTTTACAGGATGCAGGCTGAATACGGTGTGGATCTGGATATCGAGCGAATGCCGCACCAGATTGCCAAATGGATCGCAGATCGTGATGACGCCGAAGAGCTGCGCCGTAATTCGAATAATCTCGTAGTGACCGATTATAAAGACCGGCCGGTGATCATCTTTGAAAATGATTTCTCGCTGCGCTGGTTCCAGCAGAAGAACCCGAAGATTGAACTGCGGGATTCGAGTCATAATATGTGA
- a CDS encoding phospho-sugar mutase, whose translation MSWKTVYEKWQADEGLDQDLKKQLDAIAGDPAKLEDCFYKNLEFGTGGMRGEIGPGTNRLNIYTVRKASEGLARYILSSGEEAVKRGVVIAHDPRHFSAEFTLEAAKTLGAHGIKTFIFDSLRPTPVLSFAVRYLHTFSGIVITASHNPPQYNGYKVYDEFGGQLPPAEADEVIKFVGSVEDELTVKVGDEQALKAEGLLQIIGKDVDDAYQENLKKLSLNPDIIKKVGSNLKIVFTPLHGSSYHPIVNGLKNWGFTNVTVVKEQAEPDPEFSTVKSPNPEEHTAFKIAIDYGKKLDADILLGTDPDSDRLGVAVKDEQGEYTVLTGNQTGAVLLDYLLTQRKEKGTLPENGIVVKTIVTSEIGRTIAAAFGIPTVDTLTGFKFIGEKIHEYELTGAHTFLFGYEESYGCLIGSFVRDKDAVQAAVFAAEVAAYYKSKGKSIYDALQDIYEKYGYFEEGLESLTLKGIQGKEEIDSILNDFRDHPPVQVSGVAVDVIEDYEKSVTTNVKSGSKTAITLPVSNVLKYKLDDGSWFCLRPSGTEPKIKFYFGVQGKDAADRDTKFAALKTEVMDRVHGLVSK comes from the coding sequence ATGAGCTGGAAAACAGTTTATGAGAAATGGCAGGCTGATGAAGGACTGGATCAGGATTTGAAAAAACAGCTTGACGCGATTGCCGGAGATCCGGCCAAACTGGAAGACTGCTTTTACAAAAATCTGGAATTCGGTACAGGCGGTATGCGCGGTGAAATTGGACCGGGAACAAACCGGCTCAACATTTACACGGTCAGGAAGGCCTCGGAAGGGCTGGCAAGATATATTCTCAGCTCCGGTGAAGAGGCTGTAAAACGAGGTGTCGTGATTGCTCATGATCCGCGCCATTTTTCCGCTGAATTTACTTTGGAAGCTGCAAAAACGCTGGGTGCGCACGGGATCAAAACGTTTATCTTTGATTCACTGCGCCCGACACCGGTTCTTTCATTTGCGGTGCGTTATCTGCACACTTTTTCGGGCATTGTGATCACGGCGAGCCACAATCCGCCGCAATATAATGGCTATAAAGTTTACGACGAGTTCGGCGGCCAGCTTCCTCCAGCTGAAGCGGACGAAGTGATTAAGTTTGTTGGCTCTGTTGAGGATGAGCTGACAGTAAAAGTCGGTGACGAACAGGCATTGAAGGCAGAAGGGCTGCTCCAGATTATCGGCAAGGATGTGGACGACGCCTATCAGGAAAATCTGAAGAAATTGTCCTTGAATCCAGACATCATTAAAAAAGTCGGATCGAATCTAAAAATCGTCTTTACACCACTGCATGGATCAAGCTACCATCCGATCGTCAACGGCTTGAAAAACTGGGGATTCACGAATGTCACGGTCGTTAAGGAACAGGCGGAACCGGATCCGGAGTTTTCAACTGTGAAATCCCCGAATCCTGAGGAACACACCGCTTTTAAAATAGCGATTGACTATGGAAAAAAACTGGATGCCGATATTCTTCTTGGCACAGATCCTGACTCAGACCGACTCGGTGTCGCAGTAAAAGATGAACAGGGAGAATATACTGTTTTGACCGGCAACCAGACAGGGGCAGTCCTTCTGGATTATCTGCTTACGCAGCGTAAAGAAAAAGGAACGCTGCCGGAGAACGGCATCGTGGTTAAAACGATCGTAACATCGGAAATCGGCCGCACGATTGCTGCAGCATTTGGTATTCCGACTGTTGATACGCTGACAGGTTTCAAGTTCATCGGAGAAAAAATTCATGAATATGAGTTAACCGGTGCACATACTTTTCTATTTGGCTATGAAGAAAGCTACGGCTGCCTGATCGGTTCGTTTGTCCGCGACAAAGATGCGGTCCAGGCTGCGGTGTTTGCTGCGGAAGTGGCTGCCTATTATAAGTCAAAGGGCAAATCAATCTATGATGCACTTCAGGATATTTATGAAAAGTATGGTTATTTTGAAGAGGGGCTTGAATCGCTGACACTGAAGGGGATTCAGGGTAAAGAAGAAATTGATTCGATTCTGAACGACTTCAGAGATCATCCGCCGGTTCAGGTTTCCGGTGTAGCTGTTGACGTGATTGAAGACTATGAAAAATCCGTCACTACAAATGTAAAGTCCGGCAGCAAGACTGCAATCACTTTGCCGGTATCCAATGTCCTGAAGTACAAACTGGATGATGGCTCGTGGTTCTGCCTGCGTCCGTCCGGCACAGAGCCGAAAATCAAGTTCTACTTTGGTGTTCAAGGCAAAGATGCAGCCGATCGTGACACGAAATTCGCTGCTTTGAAAACAGAAGTTATGGATCGTGTGCACGGGCTTGTAAGCAAATGA
- a CDS encoding HAD family hydrolase, whose translation MIKAIVFDFDGVILDSERIMYLVMQKMFHEYHVNLPLSLWSQAIGTQHGFDSIKYLEERGHVKIDKASFLGERDHLFNTLVDREEVLPGVKSVLSQANILGLKIGLATSSKGDWPRRHLKRLGLSDYFQSIKSMDDVQKVKPDPELYIQSLQSLQVQPKEAIAIEDSFNGSLAAKKAGMYCIVVPNAVTKQMPFGHVDGCFKSLQDVSLEKLIQYFTPVGNN comes from the coding sequence ATGATAAAAGCGATCGTTTTTGACTTTGATGGCGTCATTCTTGACAGCGAGAGAATTATGTATCTCGTCATGCAGAAAATGTTTCATGAATATCACGTTAATCTTCCGCTCAGCTTGTGGAGCCAGGCCATAGGCACACAGCACGGCTTTGATTCAATAAAATACCTTGAAGAACGCGGCCATGTAAAAATAGATAAAGCTTCTTTTCTAGGAGAACGCGATCATCTTTTTAATACATTGGTAGACAGAGAAGAGGTATTGCCGGGTGTCAAATCGGTGCTCAGCCAGGCTAACATCCTTGGCCTTAAAATCGGGCTTGCAACGAGCTCTAAGGGAGACTGGCCGCGCAGACATTTGAAACGTCTCGGCCTCTCCGACTATTTTCAGAGCATCAAGTCCATGGATGACGTTCAGAAAGTAAAGCCTGATCCTGAACTTTACATTCAATCCCTCCAAAGCCTTCAAGTGCAGCCCAAAGAAGCTATCGCCATTGAGGATTCCTTTAACGGCTCTTTGGCGGCGAAAAAGGCGGGAATGTACTGTATTGTTGTTCCGAATGCGGTAACGAAGCAGATGCCATTCGGACATGTCGACGGCTGTTTCAAATCGCTTCAGGATGTATCGCTCGAAAAGCTGATTCAATATTTTACTCCGGTTGGCAATAATTAA
- the yhbH gene encoding sporulation protein YhbH: protein MAVKNFLISEEQWDLHQKGDQDQRRHAEKVREAIKNNLPDLVSSESIILSDGQKMTRIPIRSLDEYKLRYNFDKARHVGQGKGDSKVGDVIAKAPGKQAGQGQGQSPGKGKGAGDRPGIDYYEANVSIMEIENLFFKELELPHLKRKQEPDIIVESIDYRDIRRKGLMGNIDKRRTILSAIKRNASSGSAQIYPIHEEDLRFKTWETIVKPESRAVVLAMMDTSGSMGVWEKYIARSFFFWMTRFLRTKYEKVTIQFIAHHTEATVVSEEDFFSKGESGGTICSSAYVKALELIDQSYPPSKYNIYPFHFSDGDNLSSDNPKCIRLVNEIMELTDFFGYGEINPYHRSSTLMGAYRNIQNDAFHSYILKQKSDVYHAMKYFFQKESEDAAV from the coding sequence ATGGCTGTGAAAAATTTTTTGATTTCAGAGGAGCAGTGGGATCTTCACCAGAAGGGCGACCAGGATCAACGCAGGCATGCGGAAAAAGTCAGAGAGGCAATCAAAAACAATCTGCCTGATCTGGTCAGTAGTGAAAGTATTATTCTGTCTGACGGGCAAAAAATGACGCGCATTCCGATCCGGTCTCTGGACGAATATAAACTTCGCTATAACTTTGACAAAGCCAGGCACGTCGGCCAGGGCAAAGGAGACAGCAAAGTCGGCGACGTGATTGCCAAAGCACCCGGTAAGCAGGCAGGGCAGGGGCAGGGGCAGAGCCCGGGGAAAGGAAAAGGAGCCGGGGACCGTCCGGGGATCGATTATTATGAAGCCAATGTCTCGATCATGGAGATCGAGAATCTGTTTTTTAAAGAGTTGGAACTCCCCCATCTTAAAAGAAAACAGGAGCCTGATATTATCGTAGAAAGCATTGATTATCGGGACATCAGGCGAAAAGGGCTGATGGGAAATATCGACAAGCGGCGCACCATTCTTTCGGCGATCAAAAGAAACGCCAGCTCCGGCAGCGCCCAGATTTATCCGATCCATGAAGAAGATTTGCGTTTCAAAACATGGGAAACAATTGTCAAACCCGAAAGCCGTGCCGTTGTCCTGGCGATGATGGACACAAGCGGATCAATGGGTGTTTGGGAAAAGTATATTGCACGTAGTTTCTTCTTCTGGATGACGCGCTTTCTCAGAACAAAATATGAGAAAGTGACGATCCAGTTCATTGCTCACCATACGGAGGCGACAGTCGTCAGCGAGGAAGACTTTTTCTCCAAAGGGGAAAGTGGAGGAACTATTTGCTCCTCAGCCTATGTGAAAGCTCTCGAACTGATCGACCAGTCCTATCCGCCATCGAAATACAATATTTATCCTTTTCACTTTTCAGACGGTGATAATTTATCTTCGGATAATCCGAAATGTATCCGCCTCGTTAATGAAATCATGGAACTTACCGACTTTTTCGGATACGGAGAAATCAATCCATATCATCGCTCCAGCACGCTGATGGGCGCTTACCGTAACATTCAGAATGATGCTTTTCATTCTTATATTTTGAAACAAAAAAGCGACGTCTACCATGCAATGAAATACTTTTTTCAGAAAGAGTCGGAGGATGCCGCAGTCTAA
- the lepB gene encoding signal peptidase I: MNRKKKKSEFLSWFWAVGFAVLAVIIVRSFILGNYIVDGPSMMPTLHNGDRLIVNKINYRFSQPQRFDVVIFHATPTADYVKRVIGLPGDTIMYKNDQLYVNGKPVNEPFLAPLKKEMHKGELLTWNFTLKGLTGVTKVPKGKLWVMGDNRQDSVDSRFPQIGFVSENKVVGKVDLRYWPLNSFGMIHR; the protein is encoded by the coding sequence ATGAACCGAAAAAAAAAGAAAAGTGAATTCTTGTCCTGGTTTTGGGCGGTTGGTTTCGCAGTTCTGGCCGTCATCATTGTGAGGTCATTTATTCTGGGCAACTACATCGTTGACGGCCCGTCGATGATGCCGACATTGCATAATGGCGATCGACTGATTGTCAATAAAATAAATTACCGTTTTTCACAACCGCAACGGTTCGATGTTGTCATTTTCCATGCTACACCTACAGCTGACTATGTTAAAAGGGTCATCGGACTTCCCGGAGACACCATTATGTACAAAAATGATCAGCTTTATGTCAACGGGAAACCGGTCAATGAACCGTTTCTGGCTCCCCTGAAAAAAGAAATGCATAAGGGTGAACTACTGACATGGAATTTCACACTTAAAGGTTTGACGGGTGTGACAAAAGTACCTAAAGGAAAATTATGGGTGATGGGGGATAACAGGCAGGATAGCGTAGACAGCCGGTTTCCTCAAATCGGATTTGTCAGCGAGAATAAGGTCGTCGGGAAAGTCGATCTGCGTTACTGGCCGCTGAACTCGTTTGGCATGATTCATAGATGA
- the lepB gene encoding signal peptidase I, which produces MKEIWSWVKAIVIALIVVALVRQFVFSNYIVKGESMMPTLQDGNRLIVSKVGYTFGKPHRFDIIVFHATKTDDYVKRIIGLPGDTIAYRNDQLYVNGKPVSEPYLKQYKEELPKGTDLTNNFNLKSLTGKVRVPKGKLWVMGDNRQNSEDSRYFGFVDEKEVVGRVAFRYWPMDEWGTVHLAALIQ; this is translated from the coding sequence ATGAAAGAAATCTGGAGCTGGGTCAAAGCTATAGTGATTGCTCTGATTGTTGTGGCTCTTGTCCGTCAATTTGTTTTCAGTAATTATATTGTCAAAGGCGAATCAATGATGCCGACGCTTCAGGACGGCAATCGCCTGATTGTCAGCAAGGTCGGCTACACGTTCGGTAAGCCTCACCGTTTTGACATCATTGTTTTTCATGCGACAAAGACCGATGATTATGTGAAAAGAATTATCGGCCTGCCGGGCGACACGATCGCCTATCGGAATGACCAGCTTTACGTCAACGGGAAACCGGTCAGTGAACCCTATCTGAAGCAATACAAAGAAGAATTGCCTAAGGGAACGGATTTAACGAATAATTTCAACCTTAAAAGCTTGACAGGTAAAGTTCGTGTGCCAAAGGGCAAATTATGGGTGATGGGTGATAATCGGCAGAACAGTGAAGACAGCCGCTATTTCGGATTTGTGGATGAAAAAGAAGTCGTCGGCCGAGTGGCCTTCCGTTATTGGCCGATGGACGAATGGGGAACGGTCCATCTGGCCGCCCTTATCCAATAG